A segment of the Candidatus Pelagisphaera phototrophica genome:
GGAACAATCGTAGAATACAATGAAGTCCGAGAAATTCAAAGAGCTCCTCGCCGCAAATCCTGAAAACGAATTGTTCCGTTTTTCGCTCGGCCAATCGCTTATGGATGAGGGAAATCCCAACGAGGCGCTTCCTCTGTTCGAAAAGTGCCAGCAAAAGAAGCCGGATTGGATGATGGCTTCGATTCTCAAAGCTAAATGCCAAATAGCTCTGG
Coding sequences within it:
- a CDS encoding CDC27 family protein — protein: MKSEKFKELLAANPENELFRFSLGQSLMDEGNPNEALPLFEKCQQKKPDWMMASILKAKCQIALERMEEARVELNQALKLAIEQEHEAPEAEIRKLLAAISQN